The following proteins are co-located in the Desulfatiglans sp. genome:
- a CDS encoding prepilin-type N-terminal cleavage/methylation domain-containing protein: MLKKYHREKSYIPLKSEKGFSIIELLVAMAISLVVLASVYSVFRSQQKSTLVREQINMMQQNIRAGMTVMTRDIRMAGYVHPTVSATPGIVGATATELEFTRLKDDNTLPLQKIKYSLSNGNLIRNVANEDGTDEKNQIIAEDIDLLDFVYLDVDGEQTTVFDEIRSVQVTMIAKTGRGDPGYKDTNTYENQKGPLVQANFNNPPNDNFRRRMLTREIYCRNLF, translated from the coding sequence ATGTTAAAAAAATATCATAGAGAAAAATCATATATCCCTTTAAAAAGTGAAAAAGGGTTTTCTATTATAGAACTTCTTGTGGCAATGGCAATATCCCTTGTGGTTCTTGCAAGTGTCTATTCTGTTTTCAGGTCACAGCAGAAATCAACCTTGGTGAGAGAACAGATTAATATGATGCAGCAGAACATCAGGGCCGGAATGACTGTAATGACAAGGGATATAAGGATGGCCGGTTATGTTCATCCCACTGTATCAGCAACTCCAGGAATAGTCGGGGCAACAGCCACTGAATTGGAGTTTACCCGATTGAAGGATGATAATACACTGCCTCTTCAGAAAATAAAATACAGCCTTTCTAATGGAAACCTTATAAGAAATGTTGCAAATGAAGATGGAACCGATGAGAAAAATCAGATAATTGCCGAAGATATTGATCTGCTCGATTTTGTATATCTTGATGTGGATGGAGAGCAGACAACTGTATTCGATGAAATCAGGTCTGTACAGGTTACAATGATAGCAAAAACAGGCAGGGGAGATCCTGGTTATAAAGATACAAATACATATGAAAATCAGAAGGGCCCACTTGTGCAGGCAAATTTTAATAACCCGCCTAATGACAATTTCCGCAGAAGGATGCTCACGCGGGAAATATATTGCAGGAACCTCTTTTAA
- a CDS encoding prepilin-type N-terminal cleavage/methylation domain-containing protein has protein sequence MCKYFQKINGNLSNERGFTLLEVIMAVSILTVGLLAVASMQISAMRGNSMSMTYTESTERVQDKVEKLLIQRLMDSTSELHDKAPKNGVNGLNDLGENADYTDNSNPGYTVYWNVAEDYAGGKALNGINTIRVIVTWRGGKRYSFDILKNRI, from the coding sequence ATGTGTAAATATTTTCAAAAAATTAATGGAAATCTCAGTAATGAAAGAGGTTTTACCCTGCTTGAGGTGATAATGGCGGTTTCCATACTTACTGTTGGCCTTTTAGCTGTAGCCTCAATGCAGATATCAGCAATGAGGGGTAACTCTATGTCCATGACATACACCGAAAGCACTGAGAGGGTGCAGGACAAGGTTGAAAAGCTGCTTATTCAAAGGCTTATGGACAGCACTTCAGAACTTCATGATAAGGCTCCTAAAAATGGCGTTAATGGGCTTAATGACCTGGGTGAAAATGCAGACTACACTGATAATAGTAACCCAGGATACACTGTCTACTGGAATGTTGCAGAGGACTATGCAGGCGGAAAGGCGCTGAATGGTATAAACACAATCAGGGTGATTGTTACATGGCGGGGTGGCAAAAGATACTCCTTTGATATTTTAAAAAACAGAATTTAG
- a CDS encoding PilZ domain-containing protein, with the protein MGNLYAGMSVGMGFILFCIILSFIWIIFKNYARGVFPGKNTDQMEFYGYQACGNRDEQRKNVYRAEVAWPVFIKTGNGIVRAVIRDINRSGAFIKCDSPCKPRERFRILIKSTEKRRILLNAEVVWSNTGIPEEKVVTRGMGIRFIKNPDKNLTALKLALDEYAGNEKMAPFQRASSLSHP; encoded by the coding sequence ATGGGAAATTTATATGCAGGTATGAGTGTTGGCATGGGTTTTATTCTTTTCTGCATAATACTCTCCTTTATATGGATAATATTTAAAAATTATGCCAGAGGGGTCTTTCCCGGTAAAAATACAGACCAGATGGAATTTTATGGTTATCAGGCTTGCGGAAACAGAGATGAGCAGAGAAAAAATGTTTACAGGGCAGAGGTCGCATGGCCTGTCTTTATTAAGACCGGGAACGGTATTGTCAGGGCTGTTATCAGGGATATTAACAGGTCAGGCGCATTCATTAAATGCGACAGCCCCTGCAAACCCAGAGAAAGATTCCGCATTTTGATAAAGAGCACCGAGAAGAGACGCATACTTCTTAATGCGGAGGTGGTATGGTCAAACACCGGTATTCCTGAAGAAAAGGTCGTTACACGCGGTATGGGCATCAGGTTTATTAAAAATCCTGACAAGAATTTGACGGCTCTTAAACTTGCACTTGATGAATATGCAGGAAACGAAAAGATGGCCCCTTTTCAGCGGGCGTCATCTTTATCACACCCTTGA
- a CDS encoding prepilin-type N-terminal cleavage/methylation domain-containing protein, whose protein sequence is MNFKDMIEKDLMCKGFSLLELLFVLCIAGILATVATPVFSTWIPDYRLRAIAKELYADMHLAKMRSIKENDKYKIVFNTEANNSYSFIRADGVIEKTVFFNPAASDSIVAFGYGKAIKDATKTGGSPPADGVSYAGNAVTFNPRGTGTSGYVYLANSKGSSFAVGTLSSGVIHIKKWDKNSKSWR, encoded by the coding sequence ATGAATTTCAAAGACATGATAGAAAAAGATTTAATGTGCAAAGGTTTTTCGCTCCTTGAGCTGTTATTTGTCCTCTGTATTGCAGGTATCCTTGCCACAGTAGCAACGCCTGTTTTTTCAACATGGATACCGGATTACAGATTAAGAGCCATAGCAAAAGAGCTTTATGCTGATATGCACCTCGCAAAAATGAGGTCAATAAAAGAAAATGATAAATACAAAATAGTATTTAATACAGAAGCAAATAACTCTTACAGTTTTATAAGGGCAGATGGAGTAATTGAAAAAACAGTCTTTTTCAATCCAGCAGCTTCAGATTCCATAGTGGCCTTTGGTTATGGCAAGGCAATAAAAGATGCGACAAAAACAGGAGGAAGCCCGCCAGCGGATGGGGTAAGTTACGCAGGCAATGCTGTAACCTTTAACCCCAGGGGAACAGGAACATCGGGTTATGTGTATCTCGCAAACAGCAAGGGGTCATCATTTGCAGTAGGCACATTGTCATCCGGTGTAATACATATTAAAAAATGGGACAAAAACAGCAAATCATGGAGATAG
- a CDS encoding prepilin-type N-terminal cleavage/methylation domain-containing protein — MRIKIKIKSTEKGFTLIEMGVTMGIMAILAAIAIPMFSVMIPDYKLKQAAQDLYSNLQNVKMAAVRTNNIHYIEFTPGSYTSNYIDKKNGNAVVQLSSYSLASYGQGITFGKGDASEIPDIGAYADDKAQFDTRGMGLSEGCVYLTNSKKTAFAVCSRTSGIVTIRKWIGSEWR, encoded by the coding sequence ATGAGGATTAAAATAAAAATTAAGAGCACTGAGAAGGGCTTTACACTTATTGAAATGGGGGTAACCATGGGCATTATGGCTATCCTTGCGGCAATAGCCATACCCATGTTTTCAGTAATGATACCTGATTATAAATTAAAACAGGCGGCACAGGATTTATACTCCAATCTGCAGAATGTAAAGATGGCGGCCGTTCGTACGAACAATATTCATTATATTGAGTTTACCCCTGGTTCTTATACATCCAATTACATAGACAAAAAGAATGGGAACGCTGTTGTTCAACTCTCTTCATATTCACTTGCTTCCTATGGGCAGGGTATAACATTCGGCAAAGGTGACGCTTCTGAGATTCCAGATATAGGTGCCTACGCTGATGACAAGGCACAGTTTGATACAAGAGGAATGGGTCTGTCAGAGGGCTGCGTTTACCTGACCAACTCAAAAAAAACTGCCTTTGCTGTATGCAGCAGGACGTCCGGTATAGTAACAATACGAAAATGGATTGGCTCGGAATGGCGATAA